The genome window GGTCTCGTTCTGTATATGCCACTCGATGAAGGTAAGGGTAATAAGGTCGATGACTTCTCAGAAAACGGCTTTGAAGGTGAACTCAACGGCGGTCCTAAATGGGTTGATGGTAAATTCGGAAAGGCTCTTCAATTCAGCGCGTCCAGCGATTTCGTCGCTATTGAGGACGACGGGGCTTTCCACATCGAAGATGAAATTACACAAGCCGCATGGATTAATCTCGACCGACTGCCGAGTGCACACGCTATCGTTTTTGGCACACGCATGGGGGGTGGTGGAAGACACATCGGATTCGGCTACGGGATGAACCCTGGAAACGGCATCAAAGTCTGGACAAATGGCGCCGGTGGTGGGTTCTTGGACATCAACGATAACAAAACCGGGCTTGATACCGGGAAATGGTATTATCTGTCCTATACCCATACGAGCGACAACAAAGGCAAAGTCAAGATTTACGTCAACGGCAAAGTTACGCACGATCAGGATTCTAACAACCCTGTCGCACCCGCAGGTGCTACAAGCCAAATTCAGATCGGCACTTGGGCTGGTGAAGCGTGGCCCGGTATGGTTGACGAGGTTCGGCTCTGGAATCGCGCCCTCTCTGATGACGAAATGGAACAGAGTATGGATATGGGGGCTGAAGAATTTTTGGCTGTAAATCCGAAAGATAAACTCGCCACGTCTTGGGGCAAAATCAAGAGACTTCGCTAACGGAAACGAGGCGGCAATCTGTGTCGCCTCTCTTTTTGAGGTATCCAAAATTTCCGTTCAATCTCAACTTTCAGACAAATCCACACGTTTCACCGAATCCGTCATCCGCGGCATGACGCAACTCTGCCTACGCTATGACGCAATCAACCTCTCCCAAGGCACGCCCGCGTATCAACCCCCTCCTGAAGTCAAAGCCGCCGCAATTGAAGCAATTCAAGAAGGCTATAATCAATACAGCATCACGTGGGGGGCACCCGCGTTCCGTGAGGCAATCGCTCATAAAATGACGACGTTTAACGGCATTCCCACTGATCCAGACAGAAACGTGACCGTCACCTGCGGCTCAACGGAAGGCATGCTCTCCTCACTTCTCGCAATCATCAACCCCAGCGATGAGATTATCATTTTTCAACCCTTTTATGAGAACTACGGACCGGATACCATCATTTCTGGGGCAAAACCCGTCTATGTGGCATTACAAGAGACCTCCGTACCCGACGGGACTATCCGTTTTACCTACGATCCAACCGAACTCCGAGATGCCTTCTCTGCCAACACAAAAGCGATCGTCATAAATACCCCGAATAATCCCCTCGGCAAGGTTTTCACCCAAGACGAACTTCAAGAGATCGCAGACCTTTGTTGTGAATACGACTGCCTCGCTATCACCGATGAAATATACGAGCACATGATCTATGATGAGAAGCCCCATCTCAGTATCGGTTCACTGCCGCAAATGCAGGACCGGACGATTACCGTCTCAGGATTGAGTAAGGCGTATTCTATGACAGGGTGGCGATTAGGTTACGTCGCTGCCCCGGAGATATTGACCGATGCCATCCGTAAGATGCACGACTTCCTGACCGTCGGGGCACCGCACCCACTCCAGCGTGCTGGTGTCGTTGCCCTGAATTTGCCACCGAGTTACCATGCAACTATGGTCGCAAGATACGACAAGAACCGTAAATATCTTGTTGAGAACCTCACGAAAGCCGGATTCCGTTGTCACGAGCCGGAGGGGGCGTATTACATCATGACCGACATCACGGATTTTGGGTTTCCTGACGATACAGCCTTTGCTCATTGGTTAGTGAAAGAAATTGGAGTCGGCGGTGTGCCGGGCTCGAGCTTCTACAGTCGTCCACACCTCGGAAAGACGAAGTTTCGGTTTATGTTTAGTATGGCAGACGACCTTCTCGCCGAAGCCGCTGAACGCCTCATGCAGATCAAAACAAAAATCTGATAAGAATAGTTCTCAGTTATCAGTTCTCAGTTGTCAGTAAGAATAGTTCTCAGTTATCAGCTGTCAGTTATCAGTAAAGAGAGGTTCGTTATACCAAGCCTATAGCCTGCAACATCGGCGCAGGGTTTTTG of Candidatus Poribacteria bacterium contains these proteins:
- a CDS encoding LamG domain-containing protein → MKQLFIVLVIALVCSTYAAADLLEGLVLYMPLDEGKGNKVDDFSENGFEGELNGGPKWVDGKFGKALQFSASSDFVAIEDDGAFHIEDEITQAAWINLDRLPSAHAIVFGTRMGGGGRHIGFGYGMNPGNGIKVWTNGAGGGFLDINDNKTGLDTGKWYYLSYTHTSDNKGKVKIYVNGKVTHDQDSNNPVAPAGATSQIQIGTWAGEAWPGMVDEVRLWNRALSDDEMEQSMDMGAEEFLAVNPKDKLATSWGKIKRLR
- a CDS encoding aminotransferase class I/II-fold pyridoxal phosphate-dependent enzyme; translated protein: MTQLCLRYDAINLSQGTPAYQPPPEVKAAAIEAIQEGYNQYSITWGAPAFREAIAHKMTTFNGIPTDPDRNVTVTCGSTEGMLSSLLAIINPSDEIIIFQPFYENYGPDTIISGAKPVYVALQETSVPDGTIRFTYDPTELRDAFSANTKAIVINTPNNPLGKVFTQDELQEIADLCCEYDCLAITDEIYEHMIYDEKPHLSIGSLPQMQDRTITVSGLSKAYSMTGWRLGYVAAPEILTDAIRKMHDFLTVGAPHPLQRAGVVALNLPPSYHATMVARYDKNRKYLVENLTKAGFRCHEPEGAYYIMTDITDFGFPDDTAFAHWLVKEIGVGGVPGSSFYSRPHLGKTKFRFMFSMADDLLAEAAERLMQIKTKI